One stretch of Sporocytophaga myxococcoides DSM 11118 DNA includes these proteins:
- the hisH gene encoding imidazole glycerol phosphate synthase subunit HisH: MKVAIIKYNAGNTQSVSYALNRLGVDPIITDEPELLKTADKVIFPGVGEASTAMAYLKQRNLDKLIPEFKQPFLGICLGLQLMCQHSEENDVECLKIFPMSVKRFPPKDKVPHMGWNSITNLKDSLFKGVNEGEFVYFVHSYYAELSEYTIAQSDYILPFSASIRKDNFYAVQFHTEKSGNTGEKILKNFLSL, encoded by the coding sequence GTGAAAGTTGCTATTATAAAATACAATGCTGGAAATACTCAGTCTGTAAGCTATGCGCTGAATAGGCTAGGGGTAGATCCTATTATCACAGATGAGCCGGAATTGCTGAAAACTGCGGATAAAGTCATTTTTCCGGGAGTTGGAGAAGCAAGTACTGCTATGGCTTATCTGAAACAAAGAAATCTTGATAAGCTTATTCCTGAGTTTAAGCAACCATTTCTTGGAATATGTCTTGGACTTCAGTTGATGTGCCAGCATAGTGAAGAGAATGATGTTGAATGTCTGAAAATATTTCCAATGAGCGTTAAGAGGTTTCCACCCAAAGACAAAGTACCTCACATGGGATGGAACTCTATTACAAATCTGAAAGACTCTTTGTTCAAAGGTGTGAATGAAGGAGAGTTTGTTTACTTTGTTCACAGCTACTATGCAGAGCTGTCGGAATATACTATAGCTCAATCCGATTATATATTGCCATTCAGTGCATCTATCCGCAAAGATAACTTCTATGCTGTTCAGTTTCACACTGAGAAAAGCGGAAATACAGGAGAAAAAATACTTAAAAACTTCCTTTCATTATGA
- the hisB gene encoding bifunctional histidinol-phosphatase/imidazoleglycerol-phosphate dehydratase HisB, which produces MKKKILFIDRDGTIIVEPPVDKQVDSLEKLEFLPKAITSLSRIANEMDYLLVMVTNQDGLGTSSFPENTFWPAQDKMVKTLEGEGVAFYAVHIDKSFDHENLPTRKPGTAMLTEYFGEGYDLSESFVIGDRQTDIQLAKNLGTKAIYFSSNTNDEAVLSTDNWDEIYWFLKKQNSRTASIRRTTKETDIEILLNLDGTGKTEIHTGLGFFDHMLDQLGKHSGADLKVKVAGDLHIDEHHTIEDTALALGEAYLKALGDKRGIERYGFLLPMDDVLAQVAIDFSGRNWLVWEASFKREKIGDMPTEMFYHFFKSFSDTSKANINIKVEGDNEHHKIEAIFKAFAKSIKMAVRRDFNNNQIPSTKGIL; this is translated from the coding sequence ATGAAGAAAAAGATTTTATTCATAGATAGGGACGGAACTATTATCGTTGAGCCGCCAGTAGACAAGCAGGTTGATTCTCTTGAAAAGCTTGAGTTCTTGCCAAAGGCGATTACAAGTCTTTCCAGAATTGCCAACGAGATGGACTATCTACTTGTCATGGTTACTAATCAGGATGGTTTAGGTACATCATCTTTTCCTGAGAACACCTTTTGGCCTGCTCAGGATAAAATGGTTAAAACACTGGAGGGAGAAGGCGTTGCATTTTATGCAGTTCATATAGACAAGTCTTTTGACCATGAAAACCTTCCGACAAGGAAGCCTGGCACTGCCATGCTTACAGAGTATTTCGGAGAAGGTTATGATCTTTCCGAATCTTTTGTAATAGGAGACAGACAGACAGATATTCAGCTTGCGAAAAATCTGGGTACAAAGGCTATTTATTTTTCATCTAATACAAATGATGAGGCTGTTTTAAGTACTGATAACTGGGATGAAATTTATTGGTTTCTGAAAAAACAGAATAGCAGAACAGCCAGCATCAGAAGAACAACTAAGGAGACAGATATAGAAATACTTCTGAACCTTGACGGAACAGGAAAAACAGAAATTCATACAGGGCTTGGTTTCTTTGACCATATGCTGGATCAGCTAGGCAAACATTCCGGAGCAGACCTTAAGGTAAAAGTTGCCGGTGATCTGCATATTGACGAGCATCATACCATCGAAGATACTGCTCTTGCTTTAGGTGAAGCTTACCTTAAAGCATTGGGAGATAAAAGAGGTATAGAACGTTATGGCTTTTTATTACCTATGGATGATGTACTGGCTCAGGTTGCAATTGATTTTTCAGGAAGGAACTGGCTGGTGTGGGAGGCTTCATTTAAAAGAGAAAAAATCGGAGATATGCCAACTGAAATGTTTTATCATTTCTTTAAATCGTTTTCTGATACTTCTAAGGCCAACATTAATATTAAAGTTGAAGGAGATAACGAGCATCATAAAATAGAAGCTATATTTAAAGCCTTCGCAAAGTCCATTAAAATGGCAGTACGCAGAGATTTTAACAATAATCAAATACCTAGTACCAAGGGGATACTTTAG
- the hisC gene encoding histidinol-phosphate transaminase translates to MFSLDKLLRENIKNAKPYSSARDEYKGKEGIFLDANENPYGSAATGDFNRYPDPLQWEIKEILSNIKRVEPEKIFLGNGSDEPIDLIIRMVCRPGKDNIIILPPTYGMYEVSAAISDVEIRQVPLTEDYQLKPDEILKAVDENTKIIFICSPNNPTGNIMNKKDVEKILKGFNGIVVVDEAYIDFAPSTSFLSGLDQYPNLIVLQTLSKAWGMAGLRLGMAFASKEIISVYNKIKYPYNINIATQQFVKEGLMNILNKEKMVAQILEQREKLGEELKKLSFVSKVYPSDANFLLVKMDKAPKIFEFLIGNKIITRDRSKVRLCEDSIRISVGTEKENEALMKKLSEWKG, encoded by the coding sequence TTGTTCAGCTTAGATAAGCTCCTTAGGGAGAACATAAAGAACGCCAAACCATATTCCTCTGCCAGAGACGAATACAAAGGAAAAGAGGGTATATTCCTTGATGCAAACGAAAATCCTTACGGATCTGCTGCTACAGGCGATTTCAACAGATATCCAGACCCACTCCAGTGGGAAATAAAAGAGATTCTCTCTAATATAAAAAGGGTAGAGCCTGAAAAGATTTTCCTGGGAAATGGCAGCGATGAACCAATTGATCTCATTATCAGGATGGTTTGCCGCCCTGGGAAAGACAATATCATCATATTACCTCCGACTTATGGTATGTATGAAGTATCTGCTGCAATTTCTGATGTTGAAATCAGGCAGGTGCCTCTTACTGAAGACTATCAGTTGAAACCAGATGAAATTCTTAAGGCAGTAGATGAGAATACCAAAATTATCTTCATTTGCTCTCCAAATAATCCGACCGGAAACATCATGAATAAAAAGGATGTGGAGAAAATTCTGAAAGGGTTTAATGGAATTGTAGTTGTAGATGAAGCATATATTGATTTTGCCCCTTCAACATCTTTCCTCAGCGGACTTGATCAGTATCCAAATCTTATAGTTCTTCAGACGCTTTCCAAAGCATGGGGAATGGCTGGCCTAAGATTAGGTATGGCATTTGCCTCAAAAGAGATCATCAGTGTATATAATAAAATCAAATATCCTTACAACATCAACATCGCTACCCAGCAATTTGTGAAAGAGGGATTAATGAATATTCTGAACAAGGAGAAAATGGTAGCGCAGATCCTTGAACAACGCGAGAAACTTGGTGAAGAATTGAAGAAACTCTCTTTTGTTTCAAAAGTGTATCCTTCAGACGCTAACTTCTTGTTGGTTAAAATGGATAAAGCTCCAAAGATATTTGAATTTTTGATCGGTAATAAAATCATTACAAGAGACAGATCCAAAGTTAGGTTGTGTGAAGACAGTATCAGAATTTCTGTAGGTACGGAAAAGGAAAATGAAGCTTTAATGAAGAAGCTTTCAGAGTGGAAGGGATAA
- a CDS encoding helix-turn-helix domain-containing protein, whose product MHSSGNNIPVYSIDRFKRSGHHTYFQIEIFDKNRDFKVQYPHRHDFYEILFITKGSGKHTIDFFEYEIKPGCIFFLSPGQIHDLDLSEDISGYIFLFTSEFYLINKNDQNKLLELPFFYPLIPGSPPLYLNKTEEVKTFSDIFVQAIAEREKNFEDSPDLIGALLDILLIHCKRLYPLSAGDKMNKGRLLVKKFKQLIEEKYQYNLSVKDYAEHLAVTPNHLSETVKQLTGRTSTDLINEKLLVEIKRLLIYSELTVSEIAFQLNFSDQSYFSKYVRKLTGQSPAEFRNISGKK is encoded by the coding sequence ATGCATTCATCCGGAAATAATATACCCGTTTATAGTATTGACCGCTTTAAAAGAAGCGGTCATCACACATATTTCCAGATAGAAATTTTTGACAAAAACAGAGATTTCAAAGTACAATATCCACACAGACATGACTTTTATGAAATCCTTTTTATCACAAAAGGATCAGGAAAACACACTATTGATTTCTTTGAGTACGAAATAAAGCCCGGATGTATCTTCTTCCTTTCCCCTGGTCAAATTCACGACCTCGACCTTTCTGAAGATATTTCGGGGTATATATTTCTTTTCACATCTGAGTTTTATCTCATCAACAAAAACGATCAGAATAAACTTCTTGAATTACCCTTCTTCTACCCACTGATTCCTGGGTCTCCCCCTTTGTACCTAAATAAAACTGAGGAAGTAAAAACATTCAGTGATATTTTCGTGCAAGCTATTGCAGAAAGAGAAAAAAACTTTGAAGACTCTCCTGATCTTATTGGAGCATTGCTCGATATACTTCTGATTCATTGCAAAAGACTTTATCCTCTGAGTGCAGGAGATAAAATGAATAAGGGAAGACTCCTTGTAAAAAAATTCAAGCAGCTGATTGAAGAGAAATATCAATACAATCTTTCTGTAAAAGATTATGCTGAACATCTTGCTGTAACCCCTAATCATTTAAGCGAAACTGTAAAGCAGTTAACTGGAAGAACCTCTACAGATCTTATAAATGAAAAATTACTGGTAGAAATAAAGCGTCTTCTTATTTACTCAGAATTGACTGTTTCTGAAATTGCTTTTCAACTTAACTTTTCCGATCAATCTTATTTCTCAAAGTATGTTAGAAAGCTTACAGGACAAAGCCCTGCGGAGTTCAGAAATATTTCAGGTAAAAAATAA
- a CDS encoding YdeI/OmpD-associated family protein, with protein sequence MEINAIAKKLGIKKDFKVLVINQPINLKDFLLPLPENVEQLKKAGKQTADVVLLFASNSSDLNTHFESLKNAIKPKGLVWIAYLKGTSKIKTDISRDKGWDVVNKSGYTGVSLISIDDMWSAMRFKSFEEIKNKANHSNSEEDQYIDLEERVVTVPDDLQQVLNMNKVAKATFENLSFTHKKEFVLWIINAKKEETRTKRLEQATEKLLKISSQ encoded by the coding sequence ATGGAAATAAATGCAATCGCCAAAAAACTGGGAATAAAAAAAGATTTTAAAGTATTAGTCATCAATCAACCTATTAACCTCAAAGATTTTTTACTTCCGCTTCCTGAAAACGTTGAGCAACTGAAAAAAGCAGGAAAACAAACTGCAGATGTTGTACTTCTATTTGCTTCTAATAGCTCCGATTTAAATACACATTTTGAAAGTCTTAAAAATGCTATAAAACCAAAGGGCTTGGTTTGGATCGCTTATCTAAAGGGAACATCTAAAATTAAAACTGATATCTCACGTGATAAAGGATGGGATGTGGTAAATAAGTCTGGGTATACAGGAGTAAGCCTCATTTCTATAGATGATATGTGGTCAGCAATGCGATTTAAATCTTTTGAAGAAATAAAAAATAAAGCAAATCACTCTAATTCAGAAGAAGACCAATACATAGATCTTGAAGAAAGAGTTGTTACAGTGCCCGACGATTTACAACAGGTATTGAATATGAATAAAGTGGCTAAGGCCACATTTGAAAATCTTTCTTTTACTCATAAAAAAGAATTCGTCCTTTGGATTATCAATGCTAAAAAGGAAGAAACAAGAACTAAGAGACTTGAACAGGCTACAGAAAAACTCCTTAAGATCTCTTCCCAATAG
- a CDS encoding glycosyltransferase family 39 protein: MSSFLYKLYAHPAFCMKLPVFIQGLVLEVIIFFNMNRLFNFKTALLAMIMTGAAAEICVYSFVGRGHLLCSLLALSSLLSIIGYLKQNRKEYLTCMIIFSALGFYTVPTYLYFFISLFVFSFVIILREGNLEKILPLIKAYLITVAGVLMLYLPVIAVSGLEALTESKWLNPMHPWDFGFNYWFRIYTLEYFEAMADRVPFGNKKYIGVFLVFGCYIWLLFKSKNKNIKLWMTWMLIAAFIPLIVCYYMKVLAPYRVYVFQIVFFFISFSILIDFILRKFNLRNKTYYFILSALLMYMIYNQVFNRKLLFGKVLLEKTSMTSDRNIDHHI; this comes from the coding sequence ATCTCATCTTTTTTATATAAGCTTTACGCACATCCGGCTTTCTGCATGAAGCTTCCCGTTTTTATACAAGGCCTGGTATTAGAGGTGATTATCTTCTTCAACATGAACAGGCTTTTCAACTTTAAAACCGCTTTACTTGCAATGATTATGACAGGCGCAGCCGCTGAAATATGTGTGTACTCTTTTGTGGGCAGAGGGCACTTGCTCTGCAGCTTGCTCGCCTTATCGTCTTTATTGAGTATTATAGGTTACCTTAAACAAAACAGGAAGGAATACCTGACATGCATGATCATCTTTTCAGCATTGGGCTTTTATACAGTCCCTACCTATTTATACTTCTTCATTTCCTTATTTGTATTTTCTTTTGTTATTATTTTAAGAGAAGGAAACTTGGAGAAAATTCTCCCTTTAATAAAAGCTTATTTGATTACCGTTGCAGGAGTTTTAATGCTCTATCTGCCTGTTATAGCTGTGTCCGGGCTTGAAGCACTCACAGAGTCTAAGTGGCTAAATCCTATGCATCCATGGGATTTTGGTTTCAATTATTGGTTTCGAATTTATACCTTGGAATATTTTGAAGCTATGGCAGACAGGGTTCCTTTTGGGAACAAGAAATATATAGGAGTCTTTCTTGTATTTGGATGCTACATTTGGCTACTCTTCAAATCAAAAAATAAAAACATAAAACTATGGATGACCTGGATGTTAATAGCAGCCTTTATTCCATTAATTGTATGTTATTATATGAAGGTACTAGCACCCTACAGGGTATATGTATTTCAGATAGTATTCTTTTTTATTAGTTTTTCAATTCTTATTGATTTTATACTTCGCAAATTTAACTTAAGGAATAAGACATATTACTTCATCCTTTCAGCTTTATTGATGTATATGATATATAATCAGGTATTCAACAGAAAGCTCCTTTTTGGTAAAGTATTATTAGAAAAAACCTCAATGACTTCTGACAGGAATATTGACCATCACATTTGA
- a CDS encoding energy transducer TonB produces the protein MLKIVFTASFLMFCSLVSFGQTTNKNFAVSQTKETSYVNGEDDLYSFIFKHLKYSEEAKAKKIEGEVMVSFFVEKDSSISSIKILRDMGYGCGDSIRALFKTIKYVPAQENGVAVRSNVMVNIPVRSH, from the coding sequence ATGCTTAAAATCGTATTTACAGCCTCATTCTTAATGTTTTGTTCTCTGGTTTCATTTGGTCAGACCACGAATAAGAACTTTGCCGTCAGTCAGACAAAAGAAACTTCGTATGTAAATGGAGAGGATGATTTATATAGTTTTATCTTCAAGCATTTGAAATATTCAGAAGAAGCAAAAGCTAAAAAAATCGAAGGTGAAGTAATGGTGTCTTTTTTCGTAGAGAAAGATAGTTCCATATCGAGTATCAAAATACTTAGAGATATGGGATACGGCTGTGGAGACAGTATAAGAGCACTTTTCAAAACCATAAAGTATGTACCCGCTCAGGAGAATGGCGTTGCGGTGAGATCAAATGTGATGGTCAATATTCCTGTCAGAAGTCATTGA
- a CDS encoding isoaspartyl peptidase/L-asparaginase family protein, with protein METIQTATSKGNIVLLIHGGAGNFKESDLSPGQQRVYEKYLHEAVEEGYKILEEGGSSLDAVEAAVKIMEDAPVFNAGKGSVLNKEGHVEMDASIMSGKDLKAGAVAMVRHVKNPISAARMVMEKSNHVLLAGSGADEYARSIGMEMKDESYFITPSSLEQWKKANERVPDPKGIDKHGTVGAVALDLHGNLAAATSTGGILNKLTGRIGDSPIIGAGTYADNNTCAVSATGHGEYFIRLTVARSIAALMEYKKISLELAVNEVIQDRLSKLGGNGGVIAVDKNGNFSIDHNTTGMFRAWKTEKKCEVRFFKE; from the coding sequence ATGGAAACTATACAGACCGCAACATCAAAGGGGAATATCGTATTGCTTATACATGGGGGAGCTGGTAATTTTAAAGAATCTGATCTTAGTCCGGGTCAACAAAGGGTTTATGAAAAGTATCTCCATGAAGCAGTAGAAGAAGGTTATAAGATCCTTGAAGAAGGTGGCTCTTCCCTTGATGCAGTGGAAGCTGCGGTAAAGATTATGGAAGATGCTCCGGTATTTAATGCTGGTAAAGGATCGGTGTTAAATAAAGAAGGTCATGTTGAAATGGATGCTTCCATTATGTCTGGCAAAGACCTTAAAGCAGGAGCTGTCGCAATGGTGAGGCATGTTAAAAACCCGATTTCAGCAGCAAGAATGGTAATGGAAAAATCAAATCATGTTTTATTGGCAGGGAGTGGTGCCGATGAATATGCTCGATCTATTGGAATGGAAATGAAAGATGAGAGTTACTTTATTACTCCTTCTTCTCTGGAACAATGGAAAAAAGCAAATGAACGAGTTCCGGACCCTAAAGGCATTGACAAACATGGGACAGTAGGCGCAGTAGCCCTTGATCTCCATGGAAACCTTGCAGCTGCCACTTCAACTGGAGGTATCTTAAATAAACTGACCGGCAGAATAGGCGATTCACCAATAATAGGAGCAGGAACCTATGCAGACAATAATACATGTGCAGTCTCTGCCACTGGACATGGTGAATATTTTATAAGACTTACAGTAGCCCGCTCAATCGCTGCTTTGATGGAGTATAAAAAGATTTCTCTTGAACTGGCTGTCAATGAGGTTATACAAGATAGACTTTCTAAGTTAGGAGGAAATGGAGGAGTTATAGCAGTGGATAAAAACGGAAATTTTTCAATAGACCACAATACTACAGGAATGTTCAGAGCCTGGAAAACAGAAAAAAAATGCGAGGTTAGATTTTTTAAAGAGTAG
- a CDS encoding PAS domain S-box protein, which produces MDGQGQSIETFEILTAILDNSPENIILISPEHKVLAFNKVIKDVLKLYFGREIKVGDDYRDFVAPGSKELYLNTFNKSIMGSNEVVISQTTAENTSFWFEFKMNPVYNQTGTLLGVTLTAKNIDKEKRIQMEMENLAEMIEAIIENASESILLFDINHKILMFNKVAKDRLFHYTGKEIYIGADFKDYLNEFNIKSFSAYFEKALKGHSSSAERDLNDEYSVDLWVLSKMFPVYRRNGELLGVSLFTIDITERKQAEIAMAESEEKFRKILESVPLAIMILDKNLKIRIANYATEEIFGYIPDELEGQSIKTLVPERFKSFHLQNLKQYIENPSSFGLRTKRLTTALKRDNKEIIAEVNFNIVRIKNEDFILLIIEDVTDRIKAEQKNLNQLRRLETIAWQQSHEVRRPVANILGLVNTLRNEDLLEFEKEMSLDYLFEMTEELDSIIKKIVRHASGSDLKNEKK; this is translated from the coding sequence ATGGACGGTCAAGGACAATCGATAGAAACCTTTGAAATTCTAACTGCAATTCTGGATAATTCCCCTGAGAATATAATCTTGATATCTCCGGAACATAAGGTATTAGCTTTTAATAAGGTAATTAAAGATGTCTTAAAATTATATTTTGGAAGAGAAATTAAGGTGGGAGACGACTATAGAGATTTCGTAGCTCCGGGATCTAAGGAATTATATTTAAATACTTTTAATAAGTCCATCATGGGCTCGAATGAGGTTGTTATAAGCCAAACTACAGCAGAAAATACCTCATTCTGGTTTGAATTTAAAATGAATCCTGTTTATAACCAAACAGGAACTCTTCTGGGGGTAACACTAACTGCAAAAAACATTGATAAGGAAAAGCGCATTCAGATGGAGATGGAAAATCTTGCTGAGATGATTGAAGCAATTATAGAAAATGCAAGCGAATCTATACTACTGTTTGATATAAATCATAAGATCTTAATGTTTAATAAAGTAGCAAAAGATAGGCTCTTCCATTATACTGGAAAGGAAATTTACATAGGTGCAGATTTTAAGGATTATTTAAATGAATTTAATATAAAGAGTTTTTCGGCTTATTTTGAAAAAGCTCTTAAAGGACATAGTAGTAGTGCAGAACGTGATTTAAATGATGAATATTCTGTTGATCTTTGGGTACTCTCAAAAATGTTTCCGGTATACAGACGCAATGGAGAACTGTTGGGTGTTTCTCTTTTTACAATTGATATTACCGAAAGAAAACAAGCGGAGATTGCAATGGCAGAAAGTGAAGAGAAGTTCAGGAAGATATTGGAATCAGTGCCGCTGGCAATTATGATTTTGGATAAAAATTTAAAAATAAGAATTGCCAACTATGCTACAGAAGAAATTTTTGGTTACATACCTGACGAATTGGAGGGACAAAGTATTAAAACACTTGTTCCAGAGCGCTTCAAATCTTTTCATCTGCAAAATTTAAAGCAATATATTGAGAATCCGTCTTCATTTGGGTTAAGAACCAAGCGGCTTACAACAGCTCTTAAAAGGGATAATAAAGAAATAATTGCTGAAGTTAACTTTAATATTGTCCGGATAAAAAATGAAGACTTTATTCTGTTAATTATTGAAGATGTAACCGACAGGATTAAAGCCGAGCAAAAGAACCTAAATCAGTTAAGGAGATTAGAAACAATTGCCTGGCAACAGTCTCACGAGGTACGTCGACCGGTTGCAAATATCTTAGGACTAGTCAATACATTAAGAAATGAAGATCTACTGGAATTTGAAAAAGAAATGTCCCTTGATTATCTTTTTGAAATGACAGAAGAGTTAGATTCAATTATTAAAAAAATCGTCCGGCATGCCAGTGGTTCAGATCTGAAAAATGAAAAAAAGTGA
- a CDS encoding globin domain-containing protein, with protein MNSNQISLIKSTWGEVISSGDSVGESFYTILFDKDPGLKKYFTTDPIEQARKFTSMITFFAFKLDNLDYVLSEARELGKRHKFYKTPDSAYKTVKKALIAALAENLRDKWDDETEQAWNQLYLTLQGAMLEGALV; from the coding sequence ATGAATTCAAATCAGATAAGTTTAATTAAGTCAACCTGGGGAGAGGTAATATCATCAGGAGATTCAGTAGGTGAGTCTTTTTATACGATTCTTTTTGATAAAGATCCAGGCTTAAAAAAATACTTTACTACAGACCCAATAGAACAAGCAAGAAAATTCACATCAATGATTACTTTTTTTGCTTTCAAACTGGATAATCTTGATTATGTATTATCAGAAGCCAGAGAGCTTGGGAAGAGGCATAAATTTTACAAAACCCCTGATAGTGCATATAAAACTGTTAAAAAAGCCTTGATAGCTGCACTGGCTGAAAATCTGAGAGATAAGTGGGATGATGAAACCGAGCAGGCCTGGAATCAACTATACCTGACATTGCAAGGCGCAATGCTGGAAGGTGCTCTTGTTTAA
- a CDS encoding helix-turn-helix domain-containing protein, whose amino-acid sequence MKLGERIKAIFEEKGIKITDFADQIGTVRQNVYRIFERESLDTDLLYKISEVLGHDFFAYYKIPGMANAIEFNEDISINELALLKDELESAKKEIEYLKKIVSMREEEKQLMESKYKTQQELSETIIKHLREKEKSYLSHIQSLNKGQK is encoded by the coding sequence ATGAAGCTTGGGGAACGTATAAAGGCGATATTTGAAGAAAAAGGTATAAAAATTACCGATTTTGCAGATCAGATTGGAACTGTAAGGCAAAATGTCTACAGGATTTTTGAGAGAGAATCTCTGGATACCGATCTTTTATACAAAATTTCTGAAGTGCTGGGGCATGACTTTTTCGCCTATTATAAAATTCCAGGAATGGCCAATGCAATAGAATTCAATGAAGATATTAGTATTAATGAGTTAGCTTTATTGAAAGATGAGTTGGAATCAGCAAAAAAAGAAATAGAGTATCTGAAAAAAATTGTCAGTATGAGGGAGGAAGAGAAGCAATTGATGGAAAGTAAATACAAAACTCAGCAGGAGCTTTCAGAAACGATAATAAAACATTTGAGAGAGAAAGAGAAAAGTTATCTCTCTCATATCCAGTCTCTAAATAAAGGTCAGAAATAA
- a CDS encoding globin family protein has product MINDTQISLVKKSWESAYKIQDVAGPLFYNRLFEIAPEVRYMFAQTNLQEQSKKLFQMLNYIIQRLHNLDDIIDEVASLAGRHVKYGVKERHYQIVGEALLWTLEKGLGELWNSETKESWVKTYTILSSAMIGASRILQEK; this is encoded by the coding sequence ATGATTAACGACACTCAAATATCTCTAGTAAAGAAAAGTTGGGAATCAGCATATAAAATTCAAGATGTGGCAGGTCCCCTTTTCTATAATCGCCTTTTCGAAATTGCCCCTGAGGTTCGGTACATGTTTGCTCAGACGAATTTACAGGAGCAATCCAAAAAATTATTTCAAATGCTCAATTATATCATCCAAAGACTTCATAATCTGGATGACATTATAGACGAAGTGGCATCACTTGCTGGGAGGCATGTAAAATATGGAGTAAAAGAACGGCATTATCAAATAGTAGGAGAAGCACTTCTTTGGACACTTGAAAAAGGTCTGGGGGAATTATGGAACTCAGAAACAAAAGAATCATGGGTAAAAACCTATACTATCCTTTCTTCAGCAATGATTGGAGCTAGCAGAATATTACAGGAAAAATAA